In the Theobroma cacao cultivar B97-61/B2 chromosome 1, Criollo_cocoa_genome_V2, whole genome shotgun sequence genome, one interval contains:
- the LOC18611867 gene encoding ankyrin repeat-containing protein At5g02620 translates to MEFVDTPLHIAAAAGHTDFVMEMMNLKPSFAKKLNQRGFSSLHLALHNGHKEMVLRLLEMEKDLVRVKGKEGYTPLHYVIKEGNIDLLAKFLEDCPKCIFDVTIQNQTAFHTAVENNRVDALHTLCRMLEKTDYCEDVVNWKDRDGNTAMHRAAANNHPQMLKLLLECKADKNVTNQAGLTALDITLAKVNNGESINILRVCSFPGVSTLGKLWQAIVNILTEESAELFQDMDSISSEDRNALLVMLGLLLTATYQAILSPPGEVLRGEGSDTPVWQVGAPTSTLIPRNLVGKSVLGPIEFLVFYVTICAVFIGAFFLTLGLLKPFPRDFRAALQCFPGIEN, encoded by the exons ATGGAGTTTGTTGACACTCCCTTACACATAGCTGCAGCCGCAGGGCACACCGATTTTGTGATGGAGATGATGAACTTAAAGCCATCGTTTGCTAAGAAGTTGAACCAACGTGGTTTTAGCTCCCTTCACCTGGCCTTGCATAACGGGCATAAAGAGATGGTGCTTCGTCTCCTGGAAATGGAAAAAGATCTTGTTCGTGTGAAAGGGAAGGAGGGCTACACTCCTTTGCATTATGTAATCAAAGAAGGAAACATTGATCTTTTGGCCAAATTTTTGGAGGATTGTCCTAAGTGTATCTTTGATGTGACAATTCAAAACCAGACTGCTTTCCACACTGCAGTGGAAAACAATAGAGTAGATGCTCTCCATACCTTATGCCGGATGCTTGAGAAGACTGACTATTGTGAGGACGTGGTGAACTGGAAAGACAGGGATGGCAACACTGCCATGCACAGAGCTGCGGCCAATAATCATCCCCAG ATGCTGAAACTGCTATTAGAATGCAAGGCTGATAAAAATGTGACCAATCAGGCTGGTTTAACGGCTCTGGATATTACACTGGCTAAAGTTAACAACGGAGAGAGCATTAATATACTGCGTGTTTGCTCATTTCCTGGAGTTTCAACTTTAGGTAAATTGTGGCAAGCAATTGTCAATATTTTAACAGAGGAATCAGCGGAATTATTTCAGGATATGGATAGCATATCAAGCGAGGACCGCAACGCTTTACTAGTAATGTTAGGACTGCTATTAACAGCCACCTACCAAGCCATTCTTAGCCCGCCTGGTGAAGTTTTGCGAGGTGAAGGTTCCGATACTCCTGTTTGGCAGGTTGGAGCTCCAACCTCCACTCTCATTCCTAGAAATCTGGTGGGAAAATCAGTCTTGGGTCCAAttgaatttcttgttttctatGTTACAATCTGTGCAGTCTTTATAGGGGCGTTTTTCCTAACCCTGGGCCTCCTTAAACCTTTTCCCCGAGATTTCAGGGCTGCTCTACAG TGCTTCCCGGGTATCGAAAATTAG